A stretch of DNA from Lysinibacillus sp. B2A1:
TTAACTAGTCAACCTTACCTACTACAGTAAACAGGGTCACTTTTACATGAGTGACCCTGTTTTAAAGTAATATTGAGCGTTGATTATTTCCTACTTTTGTCCTTAACCTTGTCTCTTAACTTTTCCTCAAGTTTTCACCTCTTGCAAATACTTTCTATCCCTTTATGCTTTGATTTTTGTTTTATTTAAAGTCTAAAAAACAATTATTAAAAACAATTTCTGCATTGTGGGTTGTTAAATGGTATAGTGATAGTTAGGTATATTTTTTGTAAATAAAGGTAAAATGTCTAGAAAGAAAAATCTTCAACTAGGTACTTACTTTTATTACTTTTAGCAATTCATACTATTTCGCAAAAGGAGTACTGTAATGGCAACTATAGAGGACTTTGTTAATCTTGATATTCGAATCGGTACTGTTATCCAAGCAGAAGTACTTCCAAAAGCTAGGGTTCCTGCAATTAAAATGGTTCTTCACCATAACTTGTGGTTGATTTTCTATTAATTCAATAATTTTACATTTCCTTATAGAAGAAAAGCGAAAACTCACGTATCGTAATTGTTGTCGAGACAAACCACGAGAGGAGTTTTCGCTTTGTACTCCAAGTTTATCAAAATGCTATTACCGTTACCATCTTTTTTCGAAGTTTCTTTTCCATCTGATGAAGAACCAAATGTATTTCCTATTACAGTAGGTGCTTATTCAGTGCCATGTCCAATTTGCCAAGAAAAAACAATTCGTCATGCACAAACATTACGTCGTTTTCGTCATGGCTATGCTTGGCACCTTGGATTTATTTGGATTGAGATGGCGATTCCACGTCATCGTTGTGTTGCTTGCAACCTCACATTTACCTATGACTTCGGTTTAGGGATTGTACAAGCGTCTTCGGCTCTGTTTCGTAGAGAACTTGTGAGGCGTTGCCACGGTCGTTCCATTGCTGATGTAGCACGTGAATATGAACTGCCCTACACGACTGTTGAGCGTTGGTATTACTTGCTGGCAGCTGATGAATTAACCGAAGAAATTGCCACAACTATCTGTGTAGACGAGTTCGCTTTGCGCAAAGGACATCATTATGCGACCAGTGTTTTAAATGCCGACACAGGTCGTATTTTGGCGATTGTTCCTCACCGAAATCAAGACGCAATTACTGCTGTTTTACAGAAAGTAACAGGTCCTATTCGTGCGGTGGTCAGTGATTTTGCTCCAGCGATGGCGAACGCAATTCAAGCCGTTTATCCAACTGCGATTCATGTGCTGGATCGCTTTCATCTCGTACAATTTTTTACCGAAGCTCAGCAGCGAAGACGACGGTATTTAGGAGAAGCCAAAAAGCAACATAAATCGCGATTCATTGACCGTTGTTTGGCACGAAAACCTGAACAATTAACGGAAGAAGAACGCGGATTTGTTGCACAGTGGCACAAGGAAGATTTGCCTACAAAACATATTTATCAAGCATTGAATCATATGCGTTATGTACTGAAAGCGACAACGATGACACAAGCAAAACGACGATTAACAGAATGGTTTAAAAGGTATCAATTTCATCTTTGTGGTGCCGTTTCTAAAATCGCAAAAACATTGATAACACGTGAAAAAGCATTGCTGGATACCATTATTTCACCGCTATCAAATGGCATAATGGAAGGCACAAATAATAAAATTAAACTCATCAAAAGACGTGGTTTTGGCTATCGAAATGAAGACCGTTTATTCCTTCGTTTACGTTTAGAAACAGGTCGCTGATTTTGTCACCCACGACTTTTGGTGAAGAACCATTAAAATGAACATTGATTTTGGTGATGTTTTAGGAATTAAGCAATCATCCGCACAAATAACTAAACGCTATACACCAGAAGAGATTATGGGGAAGCAAGTCGTAGCTATTGTCAATTTCCCTCCTCGCCGGGTGGCAGGCTTTAAATCTGAAGTTTTAGTAATCGGTGGCGTTCCTGTAGAAGGAGACGTCATTCTCCTGGCTCCTGATCAACCTGTGCCTAATGGAACTAAAATAAGCTAAAACTAGATTTTCGTAAAGAACTAAAAATCATCATTACATCTTTTCCATAATAAGTTATAATTGATGTAAAAAGGAGCTTGTTATGGAGCTAATTTTTGCACTCCTACCTCTTGTAGGCATTTTTATTTTTTATCTTATTCCTGCTATTGTTATCATTTGGTTTTTATTTAAATTTATTAAAATACAGCAGGAGCAGACTGAAATCCTTAAAAGCATTTCAGAAAAGTTAAATAAAAATATTTAAATTGATAAAAGACTGCAGCTAAACCGGAAGCGTTTGCCAACAGTCTTTTTATATGTATAGTCACTACCACAATAATCTGGAATTGGTGGGATTAATGCAATGTTCACATTTGTCTTATTTCAATTATTTTGTGGCATAATTGCTGTCTATGGGCTTTGTTTTGAGAAAGCGTTAACAAGCAAAAACACATGGTCTTGTCTAAATGATTGTAGGAATCCTAACTGACATTGCTGGATAGGTTCTCCATTATCTTTACTTTTACGTTACGAAAAAACACCAACAAACCACATAATCTGTTAGTGCTTTTGAATTGATCATGTACATGGTGCTTTTTACTTCACTTTTGAAATTGTCATGCCATCACCAATTGGTATAATGATTGACTCTAGCTGAGGATGGTTTGCTACTGTTACATTGAATTCTTTCATTAATGCTGTATAGCGCTTAGGTGGCACATTAGAATCAGCCACACTTCCAGCAGCAAGGACATTATCAGTAACAATAATCGCATTAGTATTTGCAAGCTGTACACAATAATGTAAGTAATTCTCATAATTTTCTTTATCAGCATCAATAAAGAAAAAATCAAATCTTCTTCTATCCTTAACTAACTTTTCTAAGCTTTGTAAAGCATGCCCTGTCATATAGCTCACTTGTTCACCAAATCCTGCTTTCGATACATTGTTGTAAGCTAATTGTGCGTATTTTTTCTCTAACTCTAAAGATAATAATGTACCATCACAATCAAGGCCTCTAGCTAAACAAATCCCGCTATATCCGCCAAGTGCCCCAATTTCAAGAATACTTTTAGTTTTAGTCATGGAAACAAGCATCGTTAAAAGCTTTCCAGATGAAGGTGAAACGGAAATAGCAGGCATTCCATGTTCTGTAATAGATGAAATAACCTCCTCTAAAATGGGGTCTTGCCCATAAAAGACAGTATCAATGTATTGATTAACTATTTTCATTCAAGCTATTCCCTTCCGCATCAATAACAACAGCTGGCTCTAACGATGAATTTTCCTTTTCTTCTTGTGTATCAGCATTTTCCTCTGTTTCACTTTCATGAATATCAAATAGTTGG
This window harbors:
- a CDS encoding ISL3 family transposase; translated protein: MYSKFIKMLLPLPSFFEVSFPSDEEPNVFPITVGAYSVPCPICQEKTIRHAQTLRRFRHGYAWHLGFIWIEMAIPRHRCVACNLTFTYDFGLGIVQASSALFRRELVRRCHGRSIADVAREYELPYTTVERWYYLLAADELTEEIATTICVDEFALRKGHHYATSVLNADTGRILAIVPHRNQDAITAVLQKVTGPIRAVVSDFAPAMANAIQAVYPTAIHVLDRFHLVQFFTEAQQRRRRYLGEAKKQHKSRFIDRCLARKPEQLTEEERGFVAQWHKEDLPTKHIYQALNHMRYVLKATTMTQAKRRLTEWFKRYQFHLCGAVSKIAKTLITREKALLDTIISPLSNGIMEGTNNKIKLIKRRGFGYRNEDRLFLRLRLETGR
- a CDS encoding tRNA-binding protein — protein: MNIDFGDVLGIKQSSAQITKRYTPEEIMGKQVVAIVNFPPRRVAGFKSEVLVIGGVPVEGDVILLAPDQPVPNGTKIS
- a CDS encoding O-methyltransferase; the encoded protein is MKIVNQYIDTVFYGQDPILEEVISSITEHGMPAISVSPSSGKLLTMLVSMTKTKSILEIGALGGYSGICLARGLDCDGTLLSLELEKKYAQLAYNNVSKAGFGEQVSYMTGHALQSLEKLVKDRRRFDFFFIDADKENYENYLHYCVQLANTNAIIVTDNVLAAGSVADSNVPPKRYTALMKEFNVTVANHPQLESIIIPIGDGMTISKVK